A single window of Myxococcales bacterium DNA harbors:
- a CDS encoding Crp/Fnr family transcriptional regulator: protein MALRQFIERASALSGAEPALLDRMAKAATIRTLARNGVAWRAGEPACGLTLIKSGLIKVIRPTPPGRSTICGLFGAPQTLGSLALLRGDAHLVDAVAATNQTTMITIPGRLVLAAVDTNPRLALSLACSVHHELSALHEKVDVLSAGSVEARLATLLLQLYEQFGDEMSDGTPCIPLSLSRRELADLVSTSFETAIRTMTSWDRQGVLETTPEGFMIRRLVALREIAGLEGRTLFVA, encoded by the coding sequence ATGGCTCTACGTCAATTCATCGAGCGAGCCAGCGCGCTGAGCGGTGCCGAACCGGCACTGCTCGACCGCATGGCGAAGGCTGCGACCATTCGAACGTTGGCGCGCAACGGCGTAGCGTGGCGCGCTGGAGAGCCCGCGTGCGGACTCACGCTGATCAAGAGCGGGCTGATCAAGGTGATCCGCCCTACTCCGCCCGGACGCTCGACGATTTGCGGGCTGTTTGGAGCGCCCCAGACCCTGGGCAGCTTGGCGCTCCTTCGTGGCGATGCGCACTTGGTGGACGCCGTCGCCGCCACGAATCAAACGACGATGATCACCATCCCCGGTCGCCTAGTGCTCGCTGCCGTCGACACGAATCCGAGGCTCGCGCTCTCGCTCGCTTGCTCGGTACATCACGAGCTCAGCGCATTGCACGAGAAGGTAGATGTATTGTCGGCCGGATCCGTGGAAGCACGCCTGGCAACGTTGTTGCTGCAACTGTACGAGCAGTTCGGCGACGAGATGAGTGACGGGACGCCCTGCATCCCCCTTTCGCTCTCACGACGAGAGCTCGCCGATCTGGTCTCGACGTCTTTCGAAACCGCAATTCGAACCATGACGAGCTGGGACCGCCAAGGAGTGCTCGAAACGACTCCCGAAGGTTTCATGATCAGGAGGCTCGTCGCACTGCGAGAAATCGCGGGGCTCGAGGGACGGACCCTGTTCGTCGCGTGA
- a CDS encoding Rrf2 family transcriptional regulator: MSQTAEYALRAMAVLSKAETPALRAKDLSIATHVPVHYLSKVLRRLVAAGLLVARKGHGGGFALARPPQRISIGDILASVGGAPDTTRCAFGWGDCDARHPCPLHPTWSALNDALTSWSNATTLADIGPTRLRRLRS, translated from the coding sequence GTGAGCCAGACAGCGGAGTACGCGCTCCGAGCGATGGCCGTGCTCTCGAAAGCGGAGACGCCAGCGCTGCGAGCCAAAGACCTCTCCATCGCAACCCACGTGCCAGTGCACTACTTGTCCAAGGTGTTGCGAAGACTGGTGGCCGCCGGTCTGCTCGTCGCTCGCAAGGGACACGGCGGCGGTTTCGCATTGGCGCGGCCACCGCAGCGGATCAGCATCGGCGACATCCTCGCCTCCGTTGGTGGCGCGCCGGACACGACCCGCTGTGCTTTTGGCTGGGGCGACTGCGATGCGCGGCATCCGTGCCCCTTGCATCCGACCTGGTCGGCTCTCAACGACGCGCTCACGAGCTGGAGCAACGCGACGACGCTCGCAGATATCGGACCCACGCGTTTGCGTCGGCTTCGGAGTTGA